A genomic segment from uncultured Marinifilum sp. encodes:
- a CDS encoding beta-phosphoglucomutase family hydrolase produces MKSIDIYTNTKALIFDLDGTLADTMPIHYDAWSKTAKVMGINYSQDFLSSCAGMPSAKIIELLNKQNNHSIDPQEFSALKEEFFAKEMHKITEIKPVTDLVYKYHKKMPMAVGTGGKRNIAEETLKLLGLDKYIPILVSADDVENHKPEPETFLKCANLMGIAPKNCQVFEDGLLGIQAAEKAGMMVTDVTPFY; encoded by the coding sequence ATGAAATCGATAGATATATATACAAACACAAAAGCTTTAATATTCGACTTAGACGGAACTCTTGCCGATACAATGCCAATTCATTACGATGCATGGAGTAAAACAGCTAAAGTTATGGGTATTAATTATAGTCAGGATTTTTTGTCTAGTTGTGCAGGCATGCCATCTGCTAAAATTATCGAATTACTTAATAAACAAAACAACCATTCTATTGATCCGCAAGAATTCTCCGCTTTAAAAGAAGAATTTTTCGCAAAGGAAATGCATAAGATAACAGAAATTAAACCTGTTACTGATCTTGTTTACAAATACCATAAAAAAATGCCCATGGCTGTAGGTACTGGTGGTAAAAGAAACATTGCCGAAGAAACTCTTAAATTATTGGGACTAGATAAATACATACCAATACTTGTAAGTGCCGACGATGTAGAAAATCACAAACCAGAACCAGAAACTTTTTTAAAGTGTGCCAATTTAATGGGTATTGCTCCAAAAAACTGCCAGGTTTTTGAAGATGGATTATTAGGAATACAAGCAGCCGAAAAAGCAGGAATGATGGTTACCGATGTAACTCCTTTTTACTAA
- a CDS encoding endonuclease/exonuclease/phosphatase family protein: MLKKLFFLVPLALFIYSCNVEKKEYTVAFYNVENLFDTINDPIKWDDDFTPEGKLKFTAERYSKKLEKLSSVLSAIDTLNLPSIIGLCEVENRTVLEDLISQDNLKSGNYAIAHSESPDKRGIDCALLYKKDDFQYLNHEVINIQFPWEPNYKTRDILNVTGIMGTDTLHIFVNHWPSRRGGQEKSEKNRVFVAKQLKKAVNKIQSKNEHAKIIIMGDFNDEPNNVSVTNTLLATNNKESKKASDLYNLMYDLQANGKGSYNYRGNWNMLDNLIISKELIYASNGLKTNYSAGKIFSEHWICYKTKNGEYAPNRTYVGPKYYGGYSDHFPVYFKLEN; encoded by the coding sequence ATGCTTAAAAAATTATTTTTCCTTGTTCCTTTAGCTCTATTCATTTATTCCTGTAATGTTGAAAAAAAGGAATATACGGTAGCCTTTTACAACGTAGAAAATTTATTCGACACAATTAACGATCCCATTAAATGGGATGATGATTTTACTCCTGAAGGAAAACTAAAATTTACTGCCGAAAGATACTCTAAAAAACTAGAGAAGCTTTCCTCTGTTTTATCTGCTATAGATACTCTTAATTTACCTTCCATTATTGGATTATGCGAAGTAGAAAACAGAACTGTTCTTGAAGATTTAATTTCTCAGGATAATTTAAAAAGTGGAAATTACGCTATTGCTCATTCCGAAAGTCCAGACAAAAGAGGTATTGACTGTGCCCTTTTGTATAAAAAAGATGACTTTCAGTATTTAAATCACGAAGTAATTAACATTCAATTTCCCTGGGAACCCAATTATAAAACCAGAGACATTCTTAATGTAACCGGAATAATGGGAACTGACACATTACATATTTTTGTAAACCATTGGCCATCGAGACGAGGTGGACAGGAAAAATCTGAAAAAAACAGAGTTTTTGTAGCAAAACAGCTTAAAAAAGCAGTAAATAAAATACAAAGTAAAAACGAACATGCTAAAATCATTATCATGGGCGATTTTAACGATGAACCTAACAATGTTTCGGTTACCAATACATTACTTGCAACCAACAATAAAGAATCTAAAAAAGCTAGCGACTTATACAATTTAATGTATGATTTACAGGCCAACGGAAAAGGTAGTTACAACTATAGAGGCAATTGGAATATGCTTGATAACTTAATTATTTCCAAAGAACTAATTTATGCCTCGAACGGACTAAAAACCAATTACAGTGCAGGTAAAATATTTTCAGAACATTGGATTTGCTACAAAACTAAAAATGGCGAATATGCTCCAAACCGTACTTATGTTGGACCTAAATATTACGGAGGTTACAGCGATCATTTCCCTGTTTATTTTAAACTTGAGAATTAA